A region from the Clostridium beijerinckii genome encodes:
- a CDS encoding DUF554 domain-containing protein: MLGTIVNALAIIGGCLIGLIVKGRLTEKISSTIMNGLALCVLYIGISGALKGNDTLQMIICIAIGALIGEIIDIDKRLNNLGDIIEKKINSKRSSSSNEKISISEGFVTSSLLFCVGAMAVVGSLESGLQGNHATLFAKSILDGVSSIIFASSLGIGVILSSIAVLVYQGLITLLAGGLSTVLNDTVISNMSAVGSLLIIGLGFNMLGISKIKVANLLPAIFIPIIFGLF, translated from the coding sequence ATGTTAGGAACAATAGTTAATGCATTAGCCATAATAGGTGGATGCTTAATAGGGCTAATTGTAAAAGGAAGATTAACGGAAAAGATAAGTTCAACTATAATGAATGGATTGGCTTTATGTGTATTATACATAGGTATATCTGGAGCACTTAAAGGAAATGATACTCTGCAAATGATAATTTGTATAGCAATAGGTGCATTAATTGGTGAAATTATTGATATCGACAAGAGACTAAATAATTTAGGTGATATTATAGAGAAAAAAATAAATAGCAAAAGAAGTAGTAGTTCAAATGAGAAGATTTCTATATCAGAAGGATTTGTTACTTCGAGTTTATTATTTTGTGTTGGAGCAATGGCAGTGGTTGGATCTCTTGAAAGTGGACTTCAAGGAAATCACGCAACCCTTTTTGCTAAATCTATACTAGATGGAGTATCTTCAATAATATTTGCATCATCGCTTGGCATAGGAGTAATATTGTCTTCAATTGCAGTACTAGTTTATCAAGGACTTATAACACTTCTTGCAGGTGGTCTTTCGACAGTTTTAAATGATACTGTAATTTCTAATATGTCAGCAGTCGGCAGTCTTTTGATTATAGGACTTGGATTTAATATGCTTGGGATAAGTAAAATTAAAGTTGCTAATTTACTTCCTGCTATATTTATACCTATTATATTTGGATTATTTTAG
- a CDS encoding aquaporin, translating to MSIFTAELIGTMILVLLGDGVVANVVLKNSKGSGSGWIVITTGWAFAVAIPALMFGSYSGGHFNPALTIALAVIGNVSWSVVPTYIAGQMIGGFIGAILVYVMYYDQFRTSDNAGDKLGVFATGPAVRNIGINFTCEVIATFMLVFGILAMGAQATAPGIGVLFVGLLIWVLGLSLGGPTGYALNPARDLSPRIAHALLPIPGKGGSDWGYSWVPVVAPIVGGTIGALLFKMIF from the coding sequence ATGTCAATTTTTACCGCAGAACTAATAGGTACAATGATACTTGTTCTTTTAGGAGATGGCGTTGTTGCAAACGTTGTCTTAAAAAATTCAAAGGGATCTGGATCAGGCTGGATAGTTATTACAACTGGTTGGGCTTTTGCAGTAGCAATTCCAGCACTTATGTTTGGTTCTTATAGTGGAGGTCATTTTAATCCAGCATTAACAATTGCACTTGCAGTTATAGGGAATGTATCTTGGAGTGTAGTTCCTACTTATATAGCAGGACAAATGATTGGTGGCTTTATAGGAGCAATTTTAGTATACGTTATGTATTATGATCAATTTAGAACTTCTGATAATGCAGGGGACAAGCTTGGAGTATTCGCTACAGGACCAGCTGTAAGAAATATCGGAATTAATTTTACATGTGAGGTTATAGCAACATTTATGTTGGTTTTTGGAATTTTAGCAATGGGAGCACAAGCTACAGCTCCAGGTATTGGTGTATTGTTCGTAGGACTTTTAATTTGGGTATTAGGTCTAAGTTTAGGTGGGCCAACAGGGTATGCACTTAATCCAGCTAGAGATTTATCACCAAGAATTGCACATGCATTATTGCCTATACCAGGTAAGGGTGGTTCTGATTGGGGATATTCATGGGTTCCAGTTGTTGCTCCTATAGTAGGTGGAACAATCGGTGCATTATTATTTAAAATGATTTTTTAG
- a CDS encoding homoserine dehydrogenase, translated as MKKVKIALLGLGNVGRGVWMILNSNKEEIMKRCGYEVEVTKVLVRDKNKPRGVEIPNEFVTTDFNEILEDDSIKIVVEVMGGIEPAREYMIKCMDKKKHIVTANKMLLATGGDELFEKADEEGIMFNYEASVAGGIPIIKGIDESLTANKIETLYGIVNGTTNYILGKMELEDADFDDALKEAQEKGYAEADPTSDIEGYDAQYKLAILASLAFGSKIDMKNIYREGITSIEAVDMKYAKEFKMGIKLLAIAKEINGKIELRVHPTMIPKKHPLANVYDSYNAVFIKGNAVGDVMFYGRGAGDLPTGSAVVSDIVSIVRSNVDTENPNPVVKNNLWKREILDMGDVECKFYIRATVLDESGVLGEITAILGRHNVSIRSVIQKGDEEEGQVTIVLVTHRTNEAQINSAIKEIKKLKSVDKIDNIIRIEDFK; from the coding sequence ATGAAAAAAGTAAAAATAGCACTACTAGGATTGGGGAATGTTGGTCGTGGTGTTTGGATGATTTTAAATTCCAATAAAGAAGAAATTATGAAAAGATGCGGATATGAGGTAGAAGTGACAAAAGTTCTTGTAAGAGATAAGAACAAGCCAAGAGGAGTAGAGATTCCAAATGAATTTGTAACTACGGATTTTAATGAAATATTAGAAGATGATAGCATTAAAATTGTTGTTGAAGTTATGGGTGGAATTGAGCCAGCTAGAGAATATATGATTAAATGCATGGATAAGAAAAAACATATAGTGACTGCAAATAAAATGTTACTTGCAACTGGTGGCGATGAGCTTTTTGAAAAGGCTGATGAAGAAGGAATAATGTTTAATTATGAAGCAAGTGTAGCTGGAGGAATTCCAATTATAAAGGGAATAGATGAAAGCTTAACTGCTAATAAAATAGAAACTCTTTATGGTATTGTAAATGGTACAACTAATTATATTTTAGGTAAAATGGAGCTTGAAGATGCTGACTTTGATGATGCGTTAAAGGAGGCTCAAGAAAAGGGTTATGCAGAAGCAGATCCTACATCGGATATTGAAGGATATGATGCTCAATATAAATTAGCAATACTTGCATCATTAGCTTTTGGATCAAAAATAGATATGAAAAATATCTATAGAGAAGGTATTACGAGTATTGAAGCTGTTGATATGAAGTATGCTAAAGAATTTAAAATGGGAATTAAATTACTTGCAATTGCAAAAGAAATTAATGGTAAGATAGAACTTAGAGTTCATCCTACAATGATTCCTAAGAAACATCCGCTTGCAAATGTTTATGATTCATATAATGCAGTATTTATAAAAGGAAATGCAGTTGGAGATGTAATGTTCTATGGAAGAGGAGCAGGAGATCTTCCAACAGGTAGCGCTGTAGTAAGTGATATTGTTTCTATTGTAAGAAGTAATGTTGATACAGAAAATCCTAATCCAGTAGTAAAGAATAACCTATGGAAAAGAGAAATTTTAGATATGGGTGATGTTGAATGTAAATTCTACATAAGAGCTACTGTATTAGATGAATCAGGAGTGCTTGGAGAAATAACAGCAATACTTGGAAGGCATAATGTAAGTATCCGTTCAGTAATACAAAAAGGTGATGAGGAAGAGGGGCAAGTGACAATTGTTCTAGTTACTCATAGAACAAATGAAGCTCAAATTAATAGTGCAATCAAAGAAATTAAAAAATTAAAGTCAGTTGATAAAATAGATAACATAATAAGAATTGAAGATTTTAAATAG